Proteins encoded in a region of the Planococcus citri chromosome 1, ihPlaCitr1.1, whole genome shotgun sequence genome:
- the LOC135831876 gene encoding mediator of RNA polymerase II transcription subunit 25-like isoform X1, with protein MMTEQLCEESDQIMVQTLQTQTQTAAADAELEVPSRKRKTSTSSICSSSKAIAMDNDEDLAVKISRLLDLKLHPVISRLDEIASMVERQAENLASLTDRVGRIEDDIVSAAGANKTNEVELLQKQLTFFASPMHTHTPDTDIPKDETVWRGMLEWNDKVVYCDATWDPKNGDPEVKFDDWPTKLVMQVLPKTLISSVGASYMKNATSMVFYPTPSAASDVVAKKMTSGFAGCITLKNSNTPDCNLKVLILTFSPSKNVYLGFIPHDQSTFVKRLRSLIQQRKNDQKMGKIPASPLGSSSTPVSQTPSRSNNLATEMKLTRRDNLNIIHQLKQSLAAAQRKELQYQRTPRFKVKLRRPSAVGRSHTVNVPSHQQHPQPQQVRNIRSDAAQTATQFDDEEDVKFFV; from the exons ATGATGACGGAGCAACTCTGCGAAGAAAGTGACCAAATAATGGTGCAGACTCTGCAGACCCAGACCCAGACCGCGGCCGCGGACGCGGAGCTGGAGGTGCCCAGCCGTAAAAGGAAAACGAGTACGTCGAGTATCTGCAGTTCCTCCAAAGCGATAGCGATGGATAACGACGAAGACTTGGCCGTCAAGATATCGCGGCTGCTCGATTTAAAATTACATCCCGTCATATCTCGACTGGATGAAATTGCTTCGATGGTCGAACGTCAGGCTGAAAATTTGGCCTCTCTCACTGATCGTGTTGGACGCATCGAAGACGATATCGTAAGTGCAGCTGGTGCAAATAAAACCAACGAAGTCGAGCTGCTTCAAAAACAGCTGACATTTTTCGCTAGTCCGATGCATACGCATACGCCCGATACGGATATTCCTAAGGATGAGACAGTTTGGCGTGGAATGTTGGAATGGAACGATAAAGTAGTTTATTGCGATGCTACTTGGGATCCGAAAAATGGTGATCCAGAAGT tAAATTTGACGATTGGCCGACGAAATTGGTGATGCAGGTTTTACCCAAAACGTTGATAAGTAGCGTGGGTGCATCTTACATGAAAAATGCCACCTCTATGGTATTCTATCCCACTCCTAGCGCAGCTTCAGATGTAGtcgccaaaaaaatgactagtgGTTTT gccGGTTgcattacgttgaaaaattcgaatactcCGGATTGCAATTTAAAAGTGCTGATTTTAACGTTTTCGCCGAGTAAAAACGTATACCTCGGTTTCATCCCGCACGATCAGTCGACATTTGTAAAACGACTTCGCAGCCTGATTCAGCAGCGTAAAAATGATCAGAAGATGGGAAAAATTCCG GCTAGTCCCCTAGGATCCAGCAGTACGCCCGTATCACAAACTCCGAGTCGATCTAATAACCTGGCGACCGAGATGAAATTAACACGCCGAGATAATTTGAACATCATTCACCAACTCAAGCAATCATTGGCCGCTGCTCAACGAAAAGAGTTGCAATATCAGCGAACTCCCCGATTTAAGGTGAAG cttcgCCGGCCATCCGCTGTGGGAAGATCTCATACGGTGAACGTGCCAAGCCACCAGCAGCATCCTCAACCTCAACAGGTTCGAAATATTCGCTCAGATGCTGCGCAAACTGCTACACAATTCGATGATGAAGAAGATGTTAAATTTTTCGTGTAA
- the LOC135831991 gene encoding NIF3-like protein 1 isoform X3 produces the protein MNFLRTANRLQIETLRRCIMSTSGENCTGISLKTITQKLLEFAPASLAESWDNVGLLLEPTRDYPINRILLTNDLTEDVLEEALSISANLIISYHPPLFVPIKKITQNTWKERIVSKCLANNIAIYSPHTTWDVIEGGVNDWLASAYDFEIKKPLIVQKCDISKSEYIVTVESSSDQLVNTLNAKLCSNVDFKILSTEKVNKSNIKFTVRCSNDTLQTVLPILNQTEDVLYFYVNPHHMAEESERGLGRMCTLKNEITIQEAVEKLKCHIDVPHVQLALARKATLEHKIKTIAFVAGSGGSVMKNIHCDLKITGEASHHEVLDSVHNGASVILTNHSNSERGFLAKFKEILGSLLNNSCVSIVVSKTDSDPLKVF, from the exons ATGAACTTTCTTCGAAC GGCAAACCGTTTACAAATTGAAACACTCCGACGGTGCATCATGAGTACGAGTGGTGAAAACTGTACCGGTATTTCGCTTAAAACAATTACTCAGAAATTGTTGGAATTTGCTCCTGCATCATTGGCAGAATCTTGGGATAATGTCGGTTTACTTCTCGAACCAACTCGCGACTATCCCATCAATCGAATTTTACTTACAAACGATCTAACAGAAGATGTGCTGGAAGAAGCTCTATCTATCTCCGCCAATTTAATTATATCGTACCATCCGCCGCTATTCGTaccaattaaaaaaatcactcaaaacaCTTGGAAG GAAAGAATTGTATCGAAATGTTTAGCTAATAATATCGCTATTTATTCTCCTCATACGACGTGGGATGTGATTGAAGGAGGAGTGAATGACTGGTTAGCGAGTGCCTATG attttgaaataaaaaaaccacTAATTGTGCAGAAGTGTGATATTTCTAAATCGGAATATATTGTAACTGTTGAGTCATCGAGTGATCAGTTAGTGAACACTTTGAACGCTAAACTATGCTCAAATGTCGATTTCAA AATTTTATCGACAGAAAAAGTCAATAAATCCAATATCAAATTTACGGTGCGATGTTCAAATGATACGTTACAGACagttttgccaattttaaatCAAACCGAGGATGTATTGTACTTCTATGTCAATCCTCATCATATG GCGGAAGAATCTGAAAGAGGGCTTGGTCGTATGTGTacgctaaaaaatgaaattacaatcCAAGAAGctgtcgaaaaattgaaatgtcacATTGATGTGCCTCACGTCCAACTTGCTTTAGCCAGGAAAGCCACTCTCG AACACAAAATAAAGACAATAGCATTCGTTGCCGGGTCTGGTGGTTctgtgatgaaaaatattcactgtgatttgaaaattaccggagaaGCGTCTCATCATGAAGTCTTGGATTCTGTTCACAATGGAGCGTCTGTGATACTAACCAATCACAGTAATTCAGAGAGAGGCTTTCTTGCCAAGTTTAAGGAAATTTTAGGTTCCCTGCTGAATAATTCCTGCGTTTCAATTGTTGTTTCGAAAACAGATTCGGATCCTTTGAAAGTATTTTGA
- the LOC135831918 gene encoding mediator of RNA polymerase II transcription subunit 25-like, producing MVTASLNDHEPQIDVVFVIEATSMNGTFINELKSSYIQPILEYFNQGPFENNEMSCDNRNILYSVILYHAADIKPKPCCRTFAQERDPGFVISIIEKVKLCGGKAQTNANVTEGLATCLQFFDDIESTREGCQKFCILICSSPPYAISVMENHKYAGNSLEQLATQFHEKNILVSILSPRKIPALFKLYEKTGGDLNLALSKNYSKHARHLVLLQGFSLKERAVSPSNVPATHNTLSVASPKSNPVNIGSPTPAVSVPFRQGTPQAPTGQVQHQMPTVDITQPQQMQPQQQQPPQQQQQQQQQQQIQVQQQQQQQQQQQQQPQAQPQPPTPQQQHHLQQQQQVQQQQQQQQQQQQQVQQQQQQQQSVQMAQQQMQHAVNQNPQMMSPHPSQINPNQCQIPGMNPSFAQQGMGFGRGGPQPQGRWPMAAGQPRPFQSTPQQPSTLISQLKQPPNAMPPQFRFDGPQISHQSVSMMAQNPQQMHQFQNQLQQQQQQQQQQQQQQQLQQQQQQQQQQQQQQQQQQLRMVGPNPMMGQQHPGMGSMMGNPQAMNPPQSEFQRQTIWRGVLEWNDKQAKDATEALKSVPCAVTSNAKDGEPEVKVDNWPPKLVMQLLPKALISNIGGGYLKNSTSVLFHPSPCPALDALTKVMSSNFAGCVQFNNSNSPDCNLKVLILLYTPDKKVYLGFIPNDQTAFVERLRSLIQQRKNNPNMRKMPGGPQGLSTTGSQTPVPGDNVQGQPGHMGGGMMPVGNMNNPMNGQQSHMGGLMVGGIPHGGVNPAEAMMQTQNNQQAMLHQNPNRMSVPQGPMGLRGAVTSLNARPTLNDNSVELHNQQLSRQENLARIHQLRQTLAAAQQQELQYQTQLEVTHQPPYGRHQMVGMQRPQQQPQPQQVRNIHSNAVQTASQAAAQFDDVNNFEFM from the exons ATGGTGACTGCATCACTCAACGATCACGAGCCGCAAATCGATGTGGTGTTCGTGATCGAGGCCACATCTATGAATGGAACTTTTATCAATGAATTGAAATCGAGTTATATTCAACCAATTCTCGA atatTTCAATCAGGGACCATTTGAGAACAATGAGATGTCTTGTGAT AATCGAAATATTTTATATTCGGTAATATTGTATCATGCGGCCGATATCAAGCCAAAACCGTGTTGCCGAACGTTCGCTCAAGAACGAGATCCCGGCTTCGTGATctccattattgaaaaagtCAA attatGCGGTGGAAAAGCCCAAACTAACGCGAATGTTACCGAAGGCTTGGCTACGTGTCTACAGTTTTTCGACGATATCGAATCTACGCGAGAAGGATGtcagaaattttgtattttgatttgcAGTTCTCCTCCTTACGCTATATCTGTTATGGAGAATCATAAATACGCCGGTAATAGTTTAGAACAATTGGCAACGCAGTTTCACGAG AAAAATATACTGGTGTCGATATTATCTCCTCGTAAAATTCCCGCTTTATTCAAATTGTACGAGAAAACTGGAGGTGATTTGAATCTCGCgttgagtaaaaattattccaagcACGCTCGCCATTTAGTTTTATTGCAAGGATTCAG TTTGAAAGAACGAGCGGTTAGCCCTTCCAACGTTCCTGCCACTCATAATACCTTATCGGTTGCGAGTCCGAAATCAAATCCTGTGAATATCGGATCGCCTACGCCCGCTGTAAGCGTACCTTTCAGACAAGGCACTCCTCAG GCTCCGACTGGCCAAGTTCAGCACCAAATGCCTACCGTCGATATAACCCAACCTCAGCAAATGCAACCTCAACAGCAACAACcgccgcagcagcagcagcagcagcagcaacaacaacaaattcaagttcaacaacagcagcagcagcaacaacaacaacagcagcaaccACAAGCTCAACCTCAACCGCCAACTCCTCAACAACAACATCACttacagcagcagcaacaagtccaacaacagcaacaacaacaacagcagcagcagcaacaagtccaacaacaacaacaacaacagcaaagCGTGCAAATGGCTCAGCAACAAATGCAACACGCCGTCAATCAAAATCCTCAAATGATGTCGCCGCATCCGTCTCAGATCAACCCTAATCAATGCCAGATACCGGGCATGAATCCGAGTTTCGCTCAACAGGGAATGGGTTTTGGACGAGGTGGGCCTCAGCCGCAAGGCCGTTGGCCAATGGCAGCTGGTCAACCCAGACCGTTTCAAAGTACGCCTCAACAACCGAGCACGCTTATAAGTCAGCTGAAACAGCCTCCTAATGCGATGCCGCCTCAGTTCCGGTTCGATG GTCCTCAAATAAGTCATCAGTCGGTGAGTATGATGGCTCAAAATCCTCAACAAATGCACCAGTTCCAAAATCAGttgcaacagcaacaacaacagcagcagcagcaacaacaacaacaacaattacaacaacagcagcaacagcaacaacaacagcagcagcagcagcaacaacaacaattaCGAATGGTTGGGCCGAATCCCATGATGGGTCAACAACACCCTGGCATGGGCAGTATGATGGGTAATCCGCAAGCAATGAATCCTCCACAA TCCGAGTTCCAACGACAGACTATTTGGCGTGGAGTATTGGAATGGAACGACAAGCAAGCTAAGGATGCCACCGAGGCCCTCAAATCAGTTCCATGCGCTGTTACTTCGAATGCCAAAGATGGCGAACCGGAAGT GAAAGTTGACAATTGGCCACCGAAATTAGTCATGCAGCTTTTGCCCAAAGCATTGATAAGTAACATAGGCGGaggttatttgaaaaattctacgtcCGTGTTATTTCATCCGTCTCCTTGTCCAGCTTTAGACGCATTGACCAAAGTGATGAGTAGTAActtt gcTGGTTGTGTGCAGTTCAACAATTCGAATTCTCCAGATTGCAATTTAAAAGTGCTTATTTTACTGTATACGCCGGATAAAAAAGTGTACCTCGGTTTCATTCCAAATGATCAGACGGCGTTTGTTGAGCGACTTCGTAGCTTGATACAGCAGCGTAAAAATAATCCGAATATGAGAAAAATGCCG GGTGGTCCTCAAGGTTTGAGTACGACCGGATCTCAAACACCAGTTCCTGGTGATAATGTTCAAGGGCAGCCCGGTCATATGGGTGGAGGTATGATGCCCGTTGGCAATATGAATAATCCGATGAATGGACAGCAATCTCATATGG GAGGCCTGATGGTCGGCGGTATACCTCACGGCGGTGTCAATCCGGCAGAAGCCATGATGCAAACGCAAAACAACCAGCAAGCCATGTTACATCAAAATCCTAACCGAATGAGCGTGCCCCAAGGTCCGATGGGTCTACGTGGCGCCGTAACATCGCTCAACGCTCGTCCCACTCTCAACGATAACTCGGTCGAGCTGCACAACCAGCAATTATCTCGGCAAGAAAACTTGGCCAGAATTCACCAACTCAGGCAGACGTTGGCTGCGGCTCAACAGCAAGAGTTACAATACCAGACTCAGTTAGAAGTGACT CATCAGCCACCTTACGGTAGACATCAGATGGTCGGCATGCAAAGACCGCAGCAACAGCCTCAACCTCAGCAGGTTCGTAATATTCACTCGAACGCTGTGCAAACCGCTTCGCAAGCTGCGGCCCAATTCGACGATGTTAATAACTTTGAATTTATGTAG
- the LOC135831991 gene encoding NIF3-like protein 1 isoform X2, giving the protein MNAALSAAKLEISDRANRLQIETLRRCIMSTSGENCTGISLKTITQKLLEFAPASLAESWDNVGLLLEPTRDYPINRILLTNDLTEDVLEEALSISANLIISYHPPLFVPIKKITQNTWKERIVSKCLANNIAIYSPHTTWDVIEGGVNDWLASAYDFEIKKPLIVQKCDISKSEYIVTVESSSDQLVNTLNAKLCSNVDFKILSTEKVNKSNIKFTVRCSNDTLQTVLPILNQTEDVLYFYVNPHHMAEESERGLGRMCTLKNEITIQEAVEKLKCHIDVPHVQLALARKATLEHKIKTIAFVAGSGGSVMKNIHCDLKITGEASHHEVLDSVHNGASVILTNHSNSERGFLAKFKEILGSLLNNSCVSIVVSKTDSDPLKVF; this is encoded by the exons GGCAAACCGTTTACAAATTGAAACACTCCGACGGTGCATCATGAGTACGAGTGGTGAAAACTGTACCGGTATTTCGCTTAAAACAATTACTCAGAAATTGTTGGAATTTGCTCCTGCATCATTGGCAGAATCTTGGGATAATGTCGGTTTACTTCTCGAACCAACTCGCGACTATCCCATCAATCGAATTTTACTTACAAACGATCTAACAGAAGATGTGCTGGAAGAAGCTCTATCTATCTCCGCCAATTTAATTATATCGTACCATCCGCCGCTATTCGTaccaattaaaaaaatcactcaaaacaCTTGGAAG GAAAGAATTGTATCGAAATGTTTAGCTAATAATATCGCTATTTATTCTCCTCATACGACGTGGGATGTGATTGAAGGAGGAGTGAATGACTGGTTAGCGAGTGCCTATG attttgaaataaaaaaaccacTAATTGTGCAGAAGTGTGATATTTCTAAATCGGAATATATTGTAACTGTTGAGTCATCGAGTGATCAGTTAGTGAACACTTTGAACGCTAAACTATGCTCAAATGTCGATTTCAA AATTTTATCGACAGAAAAAGTCAATAAATCCAATATCAAATTTACGGTGCGATGTTCAAATGATACGTTACAGACagttttgccaattttaaatCAAACCGAGGATGTATTGTACTTCTATGTCAATCCTCATCATATG GCGGAAGAATCTGAAAGAGGGCTTGGTCGTATGTGTacgctaaaaaatgaaattacaatcCAAGAAGctgtcgaaaaattgaaatgtcacATTGATGTGCCTCACGTCCAACTTGCTTTAGCCAGGAAAGCCACTCTCG AACACAAAATAAAGACAATAGCATTCGTTGCCGGGTCTGGTGGTTctgtgatgaaaaatattcactgtgatttgaaaattaccggagaaGCGTCTCATCATGAAGTCTTGGATTCTGTTCACAATGGAGCGTCTGTGATACTAACCAATCACAGTAATTCAGAGAGAGGCTTTCTTGCCAAGTTTAAGGAAATTTTAGGTTCCCTGCTGAATAATTCCTGCGTTTCAATTGTTGTTTCGAAAACAGATTCGGATCCTTTGAAAGTATTTTGA
- the LOC135831876 gene encoding mediator of RNA polymerase II transcription subunit 25-like isoform X2: MMTEQLCEESDQIMVQTLQTQTQTAAADAELEVPSRKRKTSTSSICSSSKAIAMDNDEDLAVKISRLLDLKLHPVISRLDEIASMVERQAENLASLTDRVGRIEDDIVSAAGANKTNEVELLQKQLTFFASPMHTHTPDTDIPKDETVWRGMLEWNDKVVYCDATWDPKNGDPEVKFDDWPTKLVMQVLPKTLISSVGASYMKNATSMVFYPTPSAASDVVAKKMTSGFAGCITLKNSNTPDCNLKVLILTFSPSKNVYLGFIPHDQSTFVKRLRSLIQQRKNDQKMGKIPASPLGSSSTPVSQTPSRSNNLATEMKLTRRDNLNIIHQLKQSLAAAQRKELQYQRTPRFKLRRPSAVGRSHTVNVPSHQQHPQPQQVRNIRSDAAQTATQFDDEEDVKFFV, translated from the exons ATGATGACGGAGCAACTCTGCGAAGAAAGTGACCAAATAATGGTGCAGACTCTGCAGACCCAGACCCAGACCGCGGCCGCGGACGCGGAGCTGGAGGTGCCCAGCCGTAAAAGGAAAACGAGTACGTCGAGTATCTGCAGTTCCTCCAAAGCGATAGCGATGGATAACGACGAAGACTTGGCCGTCAAGATATCGCGGCTGCTCGATTTAAAATTACATCCCGTCATATCTCGACTGGATGAAATTGCTTCGATGGTCGAACGTCAGGCTGAAAATTTGGCCTCTCTCACTGATCGTGTTGGACGCATCGAAGACGATATCGTAAGTGCAGCTGGTGCAAATAAAACCAACGAAGTCGAGCTGCTTCAAAAACAGCTGACATTTTTCGCTAGTCCGATGCATACGCATACGCCCGATACGGATATTCCTAAGGATGAGACAGTTTGGCGTGGAATGTTGGAATGGAACGATAAAGTAGTTTATTGCGATGCTACTTGGGATCCGAAAAATGGTGATCCAGAAGT tAAATTTGACGATTGGCCGACGAAATTGGTGATGCAGGTTTTACCCAAAACGTTGATAAGTAGCGTGGGTGCATCTTACATGAAAAATGCCACCTCTATGGTATTCTATCCCACTCCTAGCGCAGCTTCAGATGTAGtcgccaaaaaaatgactagtgGTTTT gccGGTTgcattacgttgaaaaattcgaatactcCGGATTGCAATTTAAAAGTGCTGATTTTAACGTTTTCGCCGAGTAAAAACGTATACCTCGGTTTCATCCCGCACGATCAGTCGACATTTGTAAAACGACTTCGCAGCCTGATTCAGCAGCGTAAAAATGATCAGAAGATGGGAAAAATTCCG GCTAGTCCCCTAGGATCCAGCAGTACGCCCGTATCACAAACTCCGAGTCGATCTAATAACCTGGCGACCGAGATGAAATTAACACGCCGAGATAATTTGAACATCATTCACCAACTCAAGCAATCATTGGCCGCTGCTCAACGAAAAGAGTTGCAATATCAGCGAACTCCCCGATTTAAG cttcgCCGGCCATCCGCTGTGGGAAGATCTCATACGGTGAACGTGCCAAGCCACCAGCAGCATCCTCAACCTCAACAGGTTCGAAATATTCGCTCAGATGCTGCGCAAACTGCTACACAATTCGATGATGAAGAAGATGTTAAATTTTTCGTGTAA
- the LOC135832032 gene encoding uncharacterized protein LOC135832032 yields MLGPVKSSLVRHRSRRRSSNKTKKYWTFDTNTYMEYVAQEFTKDVLWTFPLDELIKSLSACASKLNVALRKQHLIEEQLQQWGISDPTESNGNSGNTSASSAKRARRSSSQDESESSREQNFNLKDSEEMCAKLEELKKAEVKSGEKISDNQRSVILGVLRTIFIHETRFSTEELRNILTTLSSILPSLNKHFTKCIRI; encoded by the exons ATGCTGGGTCCAGTTAAAAGCAGTCTGGTTCGTCATCGAAGTCGACGACGTTCCTCCAATAAAACTAAAA agtACTGGACGTTCGATACAAATACGTACATGGAGTACGTTGCACAGGAATTTACAAAAGATGTACTGTGGACATTTCCTCTAGATGAATTAATTAAATCCCTTTCAGCTTGCGCCTCAAAACTCAACGTCGC GCTACGCAAACAGCATCTAATTGAGGAGCAACTGCAACAGTGGGGCATCTCCGATCCAACTGAATCAAATGGTAACAGTGGTAACACTTCAGCCAGTTCAGCAAAAAGAGCGAGGAGATCTTCCTCACAAGATGAATCAGAATCGTCTCGAGAACAGAACTTCAATTTGAAGGACAGCGAAGAGATGTGCGCAAAATTGGAGGAATTAAAAAAGGCCGAAGTCAAGTCGG GTGAAAAGATCAGTGACAACCAAAGGAGTGTTATCTTAGGTGTTCTTCGAACTATTTTCATTCACGAGACCCGATTTTCTACCGAAGAACTACGTAATATTTTGACGACGCTCAGTTCTATACTCCCATCTTTGAATAAACATTTTACTAAATGCATACGCATTTAA
- the LOC135831991 gene encoding NIF3-like protein 1 isoform X1, with translation MSCILLHCFLLFAVFAQFWNINEVWANRLQIETLRRCIMSTSGENCTGISLKTITQKLLEFAPASLAESWDNVGLLLEPTRDYPINRILLTNDLTEDVLEEALSISANLIISYHPPLFVPIKKITQNTWKERIVSKCLANNIAIYSPHTTWDVIEGGVNDWLASAYDFEIKKPLIVQKCDISKSEYIVTVESSSDQLVNTLNAKLCSNVDFKILSTEKVNKSNIKFTVRCSNDTLQTVLPILNQTEDVLYFYVNPHHMAEESERGLGRMCTLKNEITIQEAVEKLKCHIDVPHVQLALARKATLEHKIKTIAFVAGSGGSVMKNIHCDLKITGEASHHEVLDSVHNGASVILTNHSNSERGFLAKFKEILGSLLNNSCVSIVVSKTDSDPLKVF, from the exons ATGAGTTGCATTTTGTTACATTGTTTCCttctttttgcagtttttgcgCAGTTTTGGAATATAAACGAAGTTTG GGCAAACCGTTTACAAATTGAAACACTCCGACGGTGCATCATGAGTACGAGTGGTGAAAACTGTACCGGTATTTCGCTTAAAACAATTACTCAGAAATTGTTGGAATTTGCTCCTGCATCATTGGCAGAATCTTGGGATAATGTCGGTTTACTTCTCGAACCAACTCGCGACTATCCCATCAATCGAATTTTACTTACAAACGATCTAACAGAAGATGTGCTGGAAGAAGCTCTATCTATCTCCGCCAATTTAATTATATCGTACCATCCGCCGCTATTCGTaccaattaaaaaaatcactcaaaacaCTTGGAAG GAAAGAATTGTATCGAAATGTTTAGCTAATAATATCGCTATTTATTCTCCTCATACGACGTGGGATGTGATTGAAGGAGGAGTGAATGACTGGTTAGCGAGTGCCTATG attttgaaataaaaaaaccacTAATTGTGCAGAAGTGTGATATTTCTAAATCGGAATATATTGTAACTGTTGAGTCATCGAGTGATCAGTTAGTGAACACTTTGAACGCTAAACTATGCTCAAATGTCGATTTCAA AATTTTATCGACAGAAAAAGTCAATAAATCCAATATCAAATTTACGGTGCGATGTTCAAATGATACGTTACAGACagttttgccaattttaaatCAAACCGAGGATGTATTGTACTTCTATGTCAATCCTCATCATATG GCGGAAGAATCTGAAAGAGGGCTTGGTCGTATGTGTacgctaaaaaatgaaattacaatcCAAGAAGctgtcgaaaaattgaaatgtcacATTGATGTGCCTCACGTCCAACTTGCTTTAGCCAGGAAAGCCACTCTCG AACACAAAATAAAGACAATAGCATTCGTTGCCGGGTCTGGTGGTTctgtgatgaaaaatattcactgtgatttgaaaattaccggagaaGCGTCTCATCATGAAGTCTTGGATTCTGTTCACAATGGAGCGTCTGTGATACTAACCAATCACAGTAATTCAGAGAGAGGCTTTCTTGCCAAGTTTAAGGAAATTTTAGGTTCCCTGCTGAATAATTCCTGCGTTTCAATTGTTGTTTCGAAAACAGATTCGGATCCTTTGAAAGTATTTTGA